The following coding sequences lie in one Mercenaria mercenaria strain notata chromosome 5, MADL_Memer_1, whole genome shotgun sequence genomic window:
- the LOC123556993 gene encoding heart- and neural crest derivatives-expressed protein 2-like encodes MSLSVGGYECGYAYPGTMGLSSASAQGYYGVHYPSEIQAYQDYSERDLYNSWVLSAAGNPEMSPDSYGNVSGTPSPTATSQYGYSVAETMQHMSQWRDFQMTDGELALAHNIPVSELGQYEAYTNVYGDRCLRRRTSANRKERRRTLSINNAFSNLRGSIPNVPSDTKLSKIKTLRLAISYISYLNEILEKGDSELAQTGFKADISRKRERRVLPTEKVKKPTDSCDSEDSRDSTGSYTSSRDATGSDCKANISEDDKSNSPSDSKMKGRTGWPQEVWASELKLSPAHLPTDLPSAAGPS; translated from the exons ATGAGTCTCAGTGTTGGTGGATACGAGTGCGGGTACGCATATCCCGGTACAATGGGACTGTCGTCGGCGTCGGCACAGGGATATTACGGTGTACATTACCCATCTGAGATTCAAGCTTACCAGGACTACAGTGAAAGAGACTTGTACAATAGTTGGGTTCTTAGCGCCGCCGGGAACCCTGAGATGTCACCAGATTCATACGGAAACGTGTCGGGAACGCCATCCCCGACGGCGACAAGTCAGTATGGATATTCCGTTGCAGAGACGATGCAACATATGTCACAGTGGCGGGATTTTCAGATGACCGACGGAGAGCTAGCGTTAGCACATAACATTCCTGTATCAGAGCTCGGACAGTATGAGGCTTACACAAATGTTTACGGGGACCGATGCCTGAGACGAAGAACTTCTGCAAACAGAAAAGAACGTCGGCGTACTTTAAGTATTAACAATGCGTTTTCAAATCTTCGTGGTTCCATTCCAAATGTGCCGTCGGATACGAAACTTTCAAAAATCAAGACTTTAAGATTAGCCATCAGTTATATATCTTACCTGAACGAAATTCTAGAGAAGGGTGACTCAGAACTGGCTCAAACTGGGTTCAAGGCAGACATCTCGCGGAAGAGGGAACGTCGTGTTTTGCCGACGGAAAAGGTCAAGAAACCAACCGACTCTTGT GATTCGGAAGATTCCAGAGATAGCACAGGAAGTTACACAAGTTCTAGAGACGCTACCGGAAGTGACTGCAAAGCTAACATCAGCGAGGACGACAAATCAAACAGCCCAAGTGACTCTAAAATGAAAGGACGAACAGGATGGCCGCAGGAAGTTTGGGCTTCAGAGCTGAAGTTGTCTCCCGCTCACTTACCAACAGATTTACCTTCCGCCGCCGGACCTTCATGA